The DNA sequence AAGGGGACGACGGAAAGGAAAAGGGGACAGATTTATTTTCCTTTGAAAAATAAATCTGTCCCCTTTTCCCCTGAATCTGTCCCCTTTTCCCCTGGATTTATTTTCCTTTGAAAAATAAATCTGTCCCCTTTTCCCTCGAAAAATAAATCTGTCCCCTTTTCCCCTCTGTCCCCTTTTCCCGGTCCCCTTTTCCCCTTTTCCCTACCAATGAACTCCGCTGAACACCTGGGCAAACATCTTGCGCGCCAGGTCGACCGAACCGGTCGGCAGCTTCTTCTGCTCCTTCTTGGCCTCGGCATCTGACAAGCCACGTGCGGCGGCGGAATCCGGGAACAGGCGATAAGCCTGGTTGAGCACGAATTCGCTCATCTGCGGCGCGATCGCCTGGGCAACGGCCCCGGCCAGCCCGAGCCCTGTCGCAACCCGCTTCGGCTTGTCGATGATTGCCTTCATCACCAGGTCGGCTGCCTGCTCGGGTGACAGCGTCGGGAACGCATCGTAGAGCTTCGTGGGCGCGATCATCGGCGTTCGCACCAGAGGCATGTTGATGGTCGTGAAGCGTACGTTGCGGTCGGCGAACTCCGCCGCCGCGCACCAGGAAAATGCGTCCAGCGCGGCTTTTGATGCCACATACGCCGAGAAGCGTGGCGGGCTGGCGAGCACTCCGATCGAGGAAATATTGATGATGTGACCGCTGCTGCGCTCCAGCATGCGCGGCGCGAAGCCCATGATCAGGCGCAACGCGCCGAAATAGTTGAGCTGCATGGTACGTTCGTAATCATGAAAGCGATCGAAGGAGTATTGCACCGAGCGCCGGATGGAACGCCCGGCGTTGTTGATCAGGATATCCACCTGACCGTGATTCTCCAGCACCGTGTCGATAAACCGGTCGCAGTCGGCAAGGTCGGCGATATCACAGGCGTACGCATGGCCTTCGCCACCGAATTGGCGGATATCGGCGATGGTTTCCTCGAGCTTCCCGGGGGTGCGCGCGGCAAGTATCACGATGGCTCCGGCCTCGGCGAGCTTGAGCGCGCAATCCCTGCCGATTCCGGAACTGGCCCCGGTCACCACCACGACCTTGCCCTTGATCGCCGCACCAAGCCGGCGCGGGCTGGGGCGCCCGACGGCACTTTCCACCGCGCGCACCCAAACCGGGACTCTGCTCCGTCGCTTCGCGCCGGCCCCGTCCATGTTGGCTGACCAGTATTCCCAGAGCACATCCGCATAGTCCTCGAAGCGGGGGCACTCGATGCCGGCCTTGTCCAGCAGGCCGCGGGTTTTGCTGGAGTCGAAGCGGGTCGGGTAGCCAACGAATTTCATCGACTCGGCCGGAATGCCATATTGCCCGAGCACCGCGCCGAGCGCTCGTTGCAGCGGCCCCACGCTCACCAGGCGATCGATCGGTACTTGTCCCAGCAGCTTGTCGAGCGCGCCGCTGCGCAACACGCTGAGCGAGGGGCCGTGCGCGGCTTTCAACAGCACGCGAATCAGGTCCCCTACCGAAATGCCATCGTCGTCGGTCAGGAAAAAGGTCTCGTCGTCATGCCCCCTGAGGTGCATCAGGTAGTCCATGGCATCGACCACGTAGTCCACCGGGACGATATTGAGATGCCCGCCCTGCACCCCGATCGCGCGCAACCAGCCCGGCAGCGTATGGCTGATGCCGCGTATGGCCGGGAAGAAATAGTAAGGGCCGTCGATCTTGTCCATCTCGCCGGTGGAGGAGTCGCCGACCACGATGCCCGGACGGTAGATCCGCCAGCGCAGCCCTTTTTCGCGGCGCACCAGCCCTTCGGAATCGTGCTTGGTACGGTAATAGGGATGATCCAGGCCGGTCGCTTCCTCGAACATGTCCTCGGTAAACGTGCCCTTGTAGAGACCCGCCGCGGCAATCGAGCTGACATGGTGAAAGCAACGCGCCGCGAGCGCCCTGGCGCAGGACAGCGCGTGACGGGTACCGCCCACGTTGGCTTCGATCTGCGATTCGGCGTCGGCCTTCAGATCGTAGATCGCGGCAAGATGCACGAAATGATCGATCTTGCCCTTCAGGGCGGCGATCTGCGCCCGTTTCAGCCCGAGGCGCGGGCGGGCGAGGTCACCGCTGATGGCTACCAGCTGCGATTCGCCGACACCCCACAGCGCACGCAGTTGCTCGATCTTGCCGAGCGATTGCTCGCGCGTCAGCACGTAGACCTTGCCGCCACGGTCCAGCAGTTTCGGAATCAGGAAACGGCCGATGAAACCGGTGCCGCCGGTGACGAAATAATTTGCCATGTCGTTCTCCGCTAAGTCGGGCTTGCACGCGCAATGATCGCCGCACAGTCGACACTCGCCGGCAATTCGCCGTAAACCATACCACGGGCTGTTCCGAGGCGCGCCGCGCAGAACGCATCCGCAACAATGGCATTTCCGGATTCGAGCAGCAACGCCGCCTGCAACGCGAGCGCCATGCGCCCGACCAGTGTGCGGGCGCGGTACTCGCGCTGTTCGCGCCGCTCGAGATCATGCCGCAGATCGTTCACAAAAGCCGCGAGGCGTGCATCGAGCCGCGCCCCCGCATCGAGTTCCTGCATGAAACACTCCAGCGCCCGAGGCTCGCGCGCGATGGCACGCAGCACGTCGACGCACTGCACGTTGCCACTGCCCTCCCAGGTGGAGTTGACCGGCGCCTCGCGATAGAGCCGCGGCAGGATCGACTCCTCGACATAACCCGCACCGCCAAGACACTCGGCCGCCTCGTTGATATGCGCCGGCGCGCGCTTGCAAACCCAGTATTTGCCCACGGCCGTCGCGATGCGCAAAAAGAGCCGCGCCCGCTCGTCGGTTGCAGCCTCGTCGAGGCGCCGGGCGATGCGCAGCGCGAGCACCAGCGCGGCTTCGCTTTCGAGCGCGAGATCGGCGAGCACGTTCTGCATCAGCGCGTGCAGCACCAGCGGACGGCCCGACACCGCGCGCCCGGCACAGTGGGTCAGCGCCTGCGCCAGTGCCTGGCGCATCAGGGATGCCGAACCGACGATGCAATCGAAACGCGTCATCATCACCATCTCGATGATGGTGGGCACGCCGCGCCCGTCGCCGCCGATCATCCAGGCATGCGCATCGCGCAGTTCGATCTCGCTGGAGGCATTGGAGCGGTTGCCGAGCTTGTTTTTCAGGCGCTGGACATGGATGCCGTTCAAGCCACCATCGGGATGCCAGCGCGGCATCAGGAAACACGACAGCCCCGCGCCGCTCTGCGCCAGCACCAGGAAGCCATCGCACATCGGCGCCGAGCAGAACCACTTGTGACCGTTCAGCGCATATCCCCGCCCGGGGCCGGCTGCCCCCAGCGCCCGCGCCGTCGTGGTATTGGCCTGCACATCCGTGCCACCCTGCTTCTCGGTCATGGCCATGCCGAGCGTAACGCCCTGTTTCTCGTACCAAGGCCGGTTGGAGCCGTCGTAGACACGCGTCATCAGGCGCGGCAACCAGTCGGCGGCAATATCCGGCTGCAAACGCAGCGCCGGCACCGACGCGAAGGTCATCGTCAGCGGACATCCACTGCCGGAATCGGCCTGGTTGTGCAGGTATTCGAGCGCCGCGCGCGCCACGTGCGCCCCCGGCCGCGGCTGCGCCCACGGCAGGCTCGGCAGCCCGGCTTCGATCGCGCCTTTCATCAGACGATGGTAGGCCGGGTGAAACTCGATCAGGCTCACACGCCGCCCGTAGCGATCGTGCGAGTGGTACTGCGGCGGGTAGCGCTCGGCGAGGAACCCGGCCTCGAACAGCTCACCTCCGGCCAGTGCACCATAGGCCGCGATGTGGGTACTCGCCCACCCGCCACCTTCGCGCACCACCGCCTCGCGCAGCGCGGTGTCGCTCAGCCAGGCATCGAAGGGCTCCAGCGCAGGCGGCTGGTTGAATACCTCATGGGTTTCGCCCGCGGACGGGGCGGCGTTGTCGCGCTGCATGGCTTGCTCTCCTGTTGCGCACCCGCAACCGCACCCGCGGCGCCCGTGCTTCAGCCGTTCAAAAGATAGGCGTTCAGGCCGGCTTGGCGCAGCAGGTACACCGCGAGCTCGCTGCGCCGCCCGCCCTCCGGCGTGACCAGGTAGCTCTTGTTGCGGTCGAGTTCGCGCAGACGCTTGCGCAGGCTGACCACCGGCGTGTTCACGCTGCCCTCGATATGCGCATGCTTGTATTCGGCCGGGAAACGCACATCGATGATCTCGCAACCGATACCCGCGCTGGCAAGGAATTTGCGCGCCTTGTCGAGATCGATGGTCTGTACCAGCGAGGACTTGAAAATCGCGTCGAACTGGGCGCGGTCGAGCCGGCCCACCGCGCCGTCGCTGGTCATGCGCACCGTCGCATTGCGGATGGTGTTCGCAACCAGCGCTTCCTCGCCGAAATAGTCACCGGGCACCAGGTCGAATGTCTGTCCCTTGTAAGGGCCGGCCTCCTCGGTGATCACGCTCGCCTCGCCTTCCACGATGATGTAGAAATGCTCACCCCGCGAACCTGCCAGCACCACGTCCTCGCCGGCTTTTTTCGGTAGCCGTTCGAGCTCGATGAAACAGCGCTGGATATTGGTTGCGGACAGGTGCGACATCAGCGGCGATTCCAGCAGGCGCGCCATCCAGTCCTCGGAATACTCGTCATCGAAGCGCGCCTCCTCGAGGCGCTCCTCGGTATCGGACACCAGCACCACATCGATACCGGCATCGTCGCCGCTCGCGATCAGCTCATCGATTGCATCCCGCCTCAGGGTCAGCACCACGCAGTCGCCCTGCGCACGCACGGCCGCCCCGCCGCGGCAGTGCTCCTCTATCGGGAACCGGGCCTGGTGGCCCGCGGCGTCCACCAGGTTGCGCTTTTCGAAGGATTCGCGGATCTCGACTTCGCCTTCCAGCAGGAAGTAACTGGTATCGGGCTGCGCCATCTTGCGGAACAGGAATTGGCCCTTGG is a window from the Gammaproteobacteria bacterium genome containing:
- a CDS encoding SDR family oxidoreductase; its protein translation is MANYFVTGGTGFIGRFLIPKLLDRGGKVYVLTREQSLGKIEQLRALWGVGESQLVAISGDLARPRLGLKRAQIAALKGKIDHFVHLAAIYDLKADAESQIEANVGGTRHALSCARALAARCFHHVSSIAAAGLYKGTFTEDMFEEATGLDHPYYRTKHDSEGLVRREKGLRWRIYRPGIVVGDSSTGEMDKIDGPYYFFPAIRGISHTLPGWLRAIGVQGGHLNIVPVDYVVDAMDYLMHLRGHDDETFFLTDDDGISVGDLIRVLLKAAHGPSLSVLRSGALDKLLGQVPIDRLVSVGPLQRALGAVLGQYGIPAESMKFVGYPTRFDSSKTRGLLDKAGIECPRFEDYADVLWEYWSANMDGAGAKRRSRVPVWVRAVESAVGRPSPRRLGAAIKGKVVVVTGASSGIGRDCALKLAEAGAIVILAARTPGKLEETIADIRQFGGEGHAYACDIADLADCDRFIDTVLENHGQVDILINNAGRSIRRSVQYSFDRFHDYERTMQLNYFGALRLIMGFAPRMLERSSGHIINISSIGVLASPPRFSAYVASKAALDAFSWCAAAEFADRNVRFTTINMPLVRTPMIAPTKLYDAFPTLSPEQAADLVMKAIIDKPKRVATGLGLAGAVAQAIAPQMSEFVLNQAYRLFPDSAAARGLSDAEAKKEQKKLPTGSVDLARKMFAQVFSGVHW
- a CDS encoding cyclic nucleotide-binding domain-containing protein translates to MTIIDGFDVTLERLRNFHRLALISEKHIERLMEGAGIKRLSKGQFLFRKMAQPDTSYFLLEGEVEIRESFEKRNLVDAAGHQARFPIEEHCRGGAAVRAQGDCVVLTLRRDAIDELIASGDDAGIDVVLVSDTEERLEEARFDDEYSEDWMARLLESPLMSHLSATNIQRCFIELERLPKKAGEDVVLAGSRGEHFYIIVEGEASVITEEAGPYKGQTFDLVPGDYFGEEALVANTIRNATVRMTSDGAVGRLDRAQFDAIFKSSLVQTIDLDKARKFLASAGIGCEIIDVRFPAEYKHAHIEGSVNTPVVSLRKRLRELDRNKSYLVTPEGGRRSELAVYLLRQAGLNAYLLNG
- a CDS encoding acyl-CoA dehydrogenase family protein, whose translation is MQRDNAAPSAGETHEVFNQPPALEPFDAWLSDTALREAVVREGGGWASTHIAAYGALAGGELFEAGFLAERYPPQYHSHDRYGRRVSLIEFHPAYHRLMKGAIEAGLPSLPWAQPRPGAHVARAALEYLHNQADSGSGCPLTMTFASVPALRLQPDIAADWLPRLMTRVYDGSNRPWYEKQGVTLGMAMTEKQGGTDVQANTTTARALGAAGPGRGYALNGHKWFCSAPMCDGFLVLAQSGAGLSCFLMPRWHPDGGLNGIHVQRLKNKLGNRSNASSEIELRDAHAWMIGGDGRGVPTIIEMVMMTRFDCIVGSASLMRQALAQALTHCAGRAVSGRPLVLHALMQNVLADLALESEAALVLALRIARRLDEAATDERARLFLRIATAVGKYWVCKRAPAHINEAAECLGGAGYVEESILPRLYREAPVNSTWEGSGNVQCVDVLRAIAREPRALECFMQELDAGARLDARLAAFVNDLRHDLERREQREYRARTLVGRMALALQAALLLESGNAIVADAFCAARLGTARGMVYGELPASVDCAAIIARASPT